The following coding sequences lie in one Spea bombifrons isolate aSpeBom1 chromosome 5, aSpeBom1.2.pri, whole genome shotgun sequence genomic window:
- the LOC128497676 gene encoding outer mitochondrial transmembrane helix translocase-like: protein MTEQTTREVPLRIINRIYPDFCLLEELQELTQVLTESYGSSWVDNDNDDDNMFSMDAFARYLVGNNVIGNIVKLTALGAASYYTTKWLMHAFDSTRNPEPEDEPQIEAKPTTSQIGGKTVSLTKYEMCIASQLVDPLSMEETWNDIAGLDNVIEALITRVILPMRKRHLFPKSRLMQPPKGVLLYGPPGCGKTLIAKATAKEAGCRFINLEPSTLTNMWYGESGKLAAAVFSLAVKLQPTIIFIDEIDSFLRSRSTSDHEATAMMKALFLSRWDGLKTGHNCQVIIMGATNRPQDIDPAILRRMPARFHIKKPSTAQRQSIIRLILENENVNEDVDLGEIADSTDGFSGSDLREICCDAAVLSLKEYADSHSDDDFCQDSVKIGRLHLRKAIEKFFAEPIRRIEKRGIIVSQGPDDGSSHFLERNIHGP, encoded by the exons ATGACtg AACAAACAACAAGAGAAGTACCTCTCAGGATCATCAACAGAATTTACCCTGACTTTTGCCTACTGGAGGAGCTTCAAGAGCTCACCCAA gttctgaccgaATCTTATGGTAGTTCTTGGGTGGataatgataatgatgatgAC AACATGTTTTCTATGGATGCCTTTGCTCGTTATCTGGTTGGGAATAATGTTATTGGCAATATTGTCAAACTGACGGCATTGGGCGCAGCCAGTTATTACACCACCAAATGGTTGATGCATGCCTTTGATTCAACCAGAAATCCGGAACCAGAAGACGAACCTCAGATAGAG GCTAAACCAACGACGAGTCAGATTGGAGGAAAAACTGTCAGTCTGACAAAATATGAAATGTGCATCGCTTCACAGTTAGTGGACCCACTCAGCATGGAG GAGACCTGGAATGACATCGCAGGTCTTGACAATGTCATCGAGGCCCTAATAACCAGAGTCATCCTCCCTATGAGAAAGAGACACCTGTTTCCAAAATCCAGGCTGATGCAGCCTCCTAAAG GTGTCCTTCTTTATGGACCTCCAGGTTGTGGAAAGACGCTTATTGCCAAAGCCACAGCCAAAGAAGCCGGATGCCGCTTTATCAATCTCGAGCCATCCACCCTGACCAACATGTGGTACGGAGAGTCTGGAAAACTAGCAGCTGCTGTTTTCTCCTTGGCTGTGAAGCTCCAGCCAACCATCATTTTCATCGATGAAATCG ACTCTTTCCTTCGAAGCCGTTCCACAAGTGACCATGAAGCGACGGCCATGATGAAAGCCCTGTTCCTAAGCCGTTGGGACGGGCTGAAGACAGGCCACAATTGTCAG GTTATTATCATGGGGGCCACTAACCGACCTCAGGACATCGATCCGGCAATACTGCGGAGGATGCCAGCCAGATTCCATATTAAGAAACCA tcTACGGCACAGCGTCAATCAATTATCCGTCTCATCttggaaaatgaaaat GTGAATGAAGATGTAGACCTGGGTGAAATTGCAGACTCAACCGATGGGTTCTCAGGAAGCGATCTGAGGGAAATATGCTGCGATGCCGCTGTGCTTTCACTCAAAGAATATGCAGACAGCCATTCAGATGATGA CTTTTGTCAGGATAGTGTAAAAATAGGACGGCTCCACTTACGTAAGGCAATAGAAA AGTTCTTTGCTGAACCGATCAGACGTATTGAGAAAAGAGGGATCATCGTGTCACAGGGTCCTGACGACGGATCAAGTCACTTTTTGGAACGCAACATCCACGGACCATGA